From Palaemon carinicauda isolate YSFRI2023 chromosome 33, ASM3689809v2, whole genome shotgun sequence:
GCAGTCAATACCTACTTTATCTAAATTCTACAAAATATCCAAATAATTCCttatatcactatcaaatttatGAGTATCTTCAATTACTTCCTCGTTAGTTTCTAGCTTTAACACAGTTACCTGGGTTTCCTGCATTGGAGGAGCATTACAGGACCCTGTCACAACATATCCAAATATGGTAGGTAACAATATCAGTTTCCCAGCTTTTCTGAATCCGGGGTGTAATATGTTATAGACATTATCAACGCCTACCAACATATCAATGGGTGCTTGCTTGTCCACAGGCAGATCGAAATCTTTGTCCGCTAGACAAATTTTGGTTCTACACAACGTTTTCAAATTACGTTTAACGTTGAATTTCTTAGTATACTCTGGTAACTCATCTACCACAATACAATCCATAATAATCAATCTACCCTTATAAGGTATGGAAACGCTCACCGTCTCATACTCGTTCACAGGTTTACTTGTCAAATAACCCCTTAAGGCAATTTTTTCTGTGCCTTTAGATCTATACTGTACGCCCTTAACTGCTGACCTTCTGATAAAGGTTCGTTCCGCACAAGTGTCCAATAATCCACGAAGGCGTACCAAATGTCTTTACCCTTTAACACAATTGTGGCTGTTGGTAAAATTGACCTCTGCCTGGATTTCTGACTCTGATCACTTACGGAAAGTGTTCCAACTtgcacaccattattattaggtttaCTTGCTGATTTAGTTGTTGATTTACTTGGTTCGCTGGTTTGTTGTTTATCACATAATACACAATGATGTTTTAATCTGCATCCATTTCCACAAATTTGCTTTTCACAATCTACACTAAAGTGCTTATTCGATGCACACACAAAACTCAATCGTAAAAAACCAAGACGACTCAGTTTCTTATCCCTACTGGCATAAGTTTTACACTGTGTCCACCAGTGTTCGCCTTCACACAACACACATTTTCTTGTTTGTTGAGAactaaatttattcacatttcctttaCTCTTAGGTCTAACAGATTGTGATTGATTCACTGTGAACGTAGATATTATTGATAGAGTTCCAGCTTTATTTACATCCGCTGAGACGAAAGATCTTAGATTGTGAATTTATTCTTCTAGATATTTCTTAAATGTGTCAAATACAAGCCAGTCATCTCCACATCTGCGTTTTAcagtttcactaacactcttaggCAACTTACCATGAAGCAAAATAGTGTAGAGCTCATTCAACTCCAGGTTTTCACTCTCTAATGATCTTATCGAGCATTCAAAATTTGCTCTGAATGATTGCAATgattctgaatcaggagatggagacTCCATTTCTAGTATTCTTCTTACTAGAACTCGTTTGATCTCATCCTTTTTCCCATAAGTGGCTTGGAGAAGAAATATAGCTTGTGAATAATTCGCAGCTTCCAACTTAAATCTTGAAATCAATTTTAGAGCATTTCCTGTGAGCAAACTTTGCAGATATGAGAATTTCTGAATTAGTTCTAAATCCCCTCGCTTGTGTACCGACACATTATATAATTCCCAAAAGGAATTCCACTCCAACACATCTCCAGTAAAATGTGGGAGATCCAGTTTCGGCAATCTAACATTAGTCTTAGGTGTGGTCGGAGGATTTCCAGGAGAACCGTTTCCTGATATCGCTGTGATGGCATTGATCAACTTACACCAATGTTCCCCAATTACTACTTCATACTCTGCTTGCTCTTCCACCTCTTTCATTCGATCTTCTTCAGTGGTTAAAGCTAATATCTTTTCATTCAGGTCGTGCACAGTCttcatttgtttcataattaaatctttaattgaagacaatgtattgacattACCTGCAGCAATAGCAGAGTCTATCCTATTTATCCATTTGGTGATTACACCATTGTAACCACCTCGTGACCTCACCAAAGCTTCTCTATCCGACATTTTTCCAATGATAATTATCAAACCAgctaaaactaatataaattttcaaattttcagcaaTTTCAACAAACAACTGTTTATGTAGAATATacaatttcaacaattttttttatatataaccacCCCATTAAATGCAATTAATTAACACACTTCTAGAGAAATTCAGCTCAAAACTTATCACCATAATTATATACAACTTataactaatgcaatgtaagatGCGTAGTCTCTCATTGTTAATAATTCACTAAACTGTTCACTATAGGAGAAAAATAGACAAAGTAAGGGTATATGAAGGAACTACCTAATAATTACTTAGTGCCCTATGTACATTATTTTCAACAACACAATTATATTAAATTCTTTCCCATAGAGTTTTCGTTTTAAACAACTTCAACTTAGCTGCTCGGTCATCAACAAGATGGCCGCCTGTGCTACAACGTTATTCTCAATTAATGCCGAGACTAGTTTAACCCATCAATAGATACCCGATCATTGACAAAATGGCTGCCTTGTGCGACAACGATATTATCAATGTCGGCGCAAACTCACTAACACAACTCGAAAATTTCACCATAGGAAAAAATCAATTTATTAACTTTACTTTCAACTATTAGCGAATTGCCGAAACTCAACaacttaacaaaattattatttccactttaaattatttttcaataaaaatcactaGTGGAAAATAATGTTCatacttaaatgtttttaattagtGGCAACGATTAACACTGATCAATTCAAAATGTATAACTCATATAAAACTTTCAGTCTCCTCATATGATTCacggcaaaaaaaaacaaaaaaaaaaaaacagtgttaacGGTTTTCTAAATTGCCAATACCAACCTAGTCATAACAACCCGACGTAACAAACACTTTCTCATGACACGCAATATTGGTAAAAACATCTGTCAAACATATTCACGTATCAACaccaatattaatgttaaatatatgCGTTATCACTCGGTTATCAATCATCAATCATCAATCATTACTCGCAATAATCTTGGTCACGGCACcattatatatttactcaaaagaattcaaaatagtaaacatatagaatcttcaataaatatggaaacctaaatttaccccaatttggtttacatattaccaggttctttaacagatttccaaggattcttttctgttcctttcattcaataaatcgagaaattgcgttgtgtttaaatcattatttgaccaggaatagattattcatatttattactaaccttaatctattaattgtaaaattttctatccggcaacccgaagtatagtcttattttacaaatgtctgctagtaacgatatctaacgtgcatgcatgccgtTCAATATCACTAGCATCACAAAGCACTTATAAAATCTTGACTTACCTTAATCCATGATGAT
This genomic window contains:
- the LOC137626195 gene encoding uncharacterized protein; translation: MSDREALVRSRGGYNGVITKWINRIDSAIAAGNVNTLSSIKDLIMKQMKTVHDLNEKILALTTEEDRMKEVEEQAEYEVVIGEHWCKLINAITAISGNGSPGNPPTTPKTNVRLPKLDLPHFTGDVLEWNSFWELYNVSVHKRGDLELIQKFSYLQSLLTGNALKLISRFKLEAANYSQAIFLLQATYGKKDEIKRVLVRRILEMESPSPDSESLQSFRANFECSIRSLESENLELNELYTILLHVNQSQSVRPKSKGNVNKFSSQQTRKCVLCEGEHWWTQCKTYASRDKKLSRLGFLRLSFVCASNKHFSVDCEKQICGNGCRLKHHCVLCDKQQTSEPSKSTTKSASKPNNNGVQVGTLSVSDQSQKSRQRSILPTATIVLKGKDIWYAFVDYWTLVRNEPLSEDELPEYTKKFNVKRNLKTLCRTKICLADKDFDLPVDKQAPIDMLVGVDNVYNILHPGFRKAGKLILLPTIFGYVVTGSCNAPPMQETQNLDKVGIDCNELKEHNRKVLEDFESTIVYSEMKKQYVVALPWKSNKPRLPSNFGMALGRVKQQCAKFQKDEAYLNHYLKS